One part of the Nitrospirota bacterium genome encodes these proteins:
- a CDS encoding dihydrolipoyl dehydrogenase has product MVYPADRIVEIREAAKLGIRAEIRDIDFKAIMERMRLHVQKSRDLIQESLNKAEEFDFYSGEGQFTGDHEVEVNGTTIRGKTIFLVTGARPLIPRLKGIEGIEYLTNESALQLRERPDSMVIVGGGYIAAEFAHFFEAMGTNVTIIQRNPRLVTEEEPEISDLLLRSLSRRMTVHTDTEATEVRQTGKVVTVTARQQNSGKIIEVAAGSLLIAAGRRSNADVLMVQNSGIKTDDRGYIVVDDFFETTKKDIWAFGDAIGRKMFRHAANHEAELVWHNAFHGKKSRMNYLTVPHAVFSYPEIASVGLTEGQAIKLMGRQEVLVGKAGYADVARGEAMMETEAFTKTVVHRKSGKILGYHIIGPQASVLIQEVVNAMAADGNLWSVAKGMHIHPALSEVVLKAFGKLQEPK; this is encoded by the coding sequence ATGGTCTATCCGGCGGATAGAATAGTCGAGATCAGGGAAGCGGCAAAGCTCGGGATAAGGGCCGAGATACGAGACATCGATTTCAAAGCGATCATGGAGCGCATGCGCCTGCATGTGCAAAAGAGCCGCGATCTCATCCAGGAATCCCTGAACAAGGCGGAGGAATTCGATTTTTATTCCGGCGAGGGGCAGTTCACCGGAGATCACGAGGTCGAAGTCAACGGCACAACGATTAGGGGGAAGACGATTTTCTTGGTCACCGGAGCGCGCCCGCTCATCCCCCGGCTGAAAGGCATCGAGGGCATCGAGTATCTCACGAACGAAAGCGCGCTCCAGCTCCGTGAACGTCCGGACAGCATGGTCATCGTCGGCGGCGGCTATATCGCTGCCGAATTCGCCCACTTCTTCGAAGCCATGGGCACGAACGTCACGATCATACAGAGAAATCCGCGCCTCGTGACCGAGGAGGAGCCGGAGATCTCGGACCTGCTGCTCCGGTCGCTCTCGCGGCGCATGACCGTCCATACCGACACCGAGGCGACCGAGGTTCGCCAGACCGGGAAGGTCGTGACGGTCACGGCCCGGCAGCAGAACAGCGGAAAGATTATCGAGGTGGCGGCCGGATCGCTCTTGATCGCAGCGGGAAGACGGTCCAATGCCGACGTGCTGATGGTTCAGAACAGCGGCATCAAAACGGACGATAGGGGCTATATCGTCGTGGACGACTTTTTCGAAACCACGAAGAAGGACATCTGGGCATTTGGCGACGCGATCGGCAGGAAGATGTTCAGGCACGCGGCGAACCACGAGGCTGAACTCGTCTGGCATAATGCCTTCCATGGAAAGAAATCACGCATGAATTATCTGACGGTGCCCCATGCCGTATTCTCCTATCCGGAGATCGCCTCGGTGGGGCTTACGGAAGGCCAGGCGATCAAACTCATGGGAAGGCAGGAGGTCCTCGTGGGAAAGGCCGGGTATGCCGATGTGGCCCGCGGGGAAGCGATGATGGAGACCGAGGCGTTCACCAAGACCGTGGTGCACCGGAAGAGCGGTAAGATCCTGGGATACCATATCATCGGTCCGCAGGCCTCGGTCCTGATCCAGGAGGTCGTGAATGCCATGGCTGCTGACGGCAACCTGTGGTCCGTGGCCAAGGGAATGCACATTCATCCGGCCCTCTCCGAGGTCGTTCTGAAAGCATTCGGAAAACTGCAGGAACCGAAGTGA
- a CDS encoding UvrD-helicase domain-containing protein codes for MTKKTDTDNTNRRAADTGKSVHLSASAGSGKTRALKDRYLALLDALDNSGLAIDQAVAITFTDKAAAEIKERVLRDLPEAMLKKIIRGSQDLRISTIHSFCMNLLKRYPLEAGLPPDFGVLDARDQASKIQQAIEDALEESDRDRVLMDPLRDFTTDDLMATIEFLLSIRSRLKRMEIDAGGPEGMLRSVRRGMEVDRTEQVIQSLTTSVQWRSLLQQMERILRTQGDRYDSSKGEEHALLVAAKDPDAACMIANSLSPVYFTAAGEPRKNPSIAKKAFAGKERTEYEKAFFALQALLERYRALYAHARAGREAMSLLRLFQRAEEHYQAAKLREGLLDFDDLEIYAYGLLQTGESADILYWLDRKILHFLVDEFQDTSDIQWAILNKLTEELFAGQGVDRRMPSTLFVVGDEKQSIYRFREANYRLMEDVRQKMMRNLPHESREILTLDRNFRSTPEIIETVNGVFTAIWGKAYQPSEIERREQRGSVRLIELLPDTGGTSSDYTEADVLACAITSLVGTGTTVYEKSGGGSASDGGWNARPAAFGDCAVLIQSRTRLKEYEASLQAQNIPYRVVGGIGFYEEDEIRAIMNVLFFLWNHDDKLSLAAALKSDLFGLTDRDIFDLLRADGAVIDGVNHQRPDIGKLLHGWMSFAGLVPLSRLMQRIVNESGAYIRFGRNNPQAIFNIDKLLDTGREFDRRGYTTLQDFVEWVKSIRQTEQREATAGMNLPGFQGSVSIMTVHKAKGLEYPVVFLPGMNQQSKSLSAGPPAILEDTGGGVRMAVKDAESPIYDELWGRERDELLREHQRLLYVAMTRARDHLVMIGTLNAGSTPVKQNTWLSYLHDARPGPLLDRAVPSESGLTLYACPPGVSFPVLDKTPRGGRQDRHAAPEADEINLRKVIDNLAPLPRSEAPEWKKATDYIPPEEPIGAPAPQAVARTVSPITRGSVLHRCLEEFTKSGSYDIAGIAAEYPDVLALPAGECQLFLDDAGSVLDRVLKNGSLAWVFERKPGAHSELPFLYRRGYSLVSGIIDRVVIRDGKGQVVDYKAIQIDNDQALASWVNHYRPQIQIYCEAVKEIFGLTSVTGYLLFLDSSTLTPCAET; via the coding sequence ATGACAAAGAAGACCGATACGGACAACACTAACCGACGCGCCGCCGACACGGGAAAATCCGTCCATCTCTCGGCGTCTGCCGGATCGGGCAAGACCCGCGCGCTCAAGGACCGCTACCTCGCTCTCCTCGACGCGCTCGACAACAGCGGGCTCGCCATTGACCAGGCGGTGGCCATCACCTTTACGGATAAGGCCGCCGCGGAGATCAAAGAGCGCGTGCTGCGCGACCTGCCCGAGGCCATGCTCAAAAAGATCATCCGGGGCAGTCAGGACCTCCGCATCTCGACGATCCACTCCTTCTGCATGAACCTGCTCAAGCGCTATCCTCTCGAAGCAGGACTGCCGCCCGACTTTGGCGTGCTCGACGCCCGTGACCAGGCATCCAAGATCCAACAGGCCATCGAAGATGCTCTCGAGGAATCCGACCGTGACCGGGTCCTTATGGATCCGCTCAGGGACTTCACGACGGATGACCTCATGGCGACGATCGAATTTCTGCTGTCGATCAGGAGCAGGCTGAAGCGGATGGAGATCGATGCCGGCGGACCGGAGGGCATGCTCCGCTCAGTCCGGCGCGGAATGGAAGTTGACCGGACGGAACAAGTGATCCAGTCACTGACAACGAGCGTGCAATGGCGTTCGCTGCTTCAGCAGATGGAACGCATCCTGCGAACCCAGGGAGACCGGTATGACTCAAGCAAGGGGGAAGAACATGCCCTGCTCGTCGCGGCAAAGGACCCCGATGCCGCCTGCATGATTGCGAATTCACTTTCGCCGGTCTACTTTACCGCTGCTGGAGAACCGCGCAAGAATCCTTCTATCGCCAAAAAGGCCTTCGCGGGGAAGGAACGGACAGAGTACGAGAAAGCCTTTTTCGCCCTCCAGGCATTGCTCGAACGATACCGCGCGCTGTACGCGCATGCGCGCGCAGGACGTGAGGCCATGAGCCTGCTCAGACTGTTCCAGAGGGCGGAAGAACATTACCAAGCCGCAAAGCTCAGGGAAGGCCTGCTGGATTTCGACGACCTCGAGATCTACGCCTACGGCCTGCTCCAGACCGGAGAATCAGCCGACATCCTCTACTGGCTCGATCGTAAGATACTCCACTTCCTCGTCGACGAGTTCCAGGACACGAGCGACATCCAGTGGGCCATCCTGAACAAGTTGACGGAAGAGCTCTTCGCAGGCCAGGGCGTGGACAGGCGCATGCCGTCCACGCTCTTTGTGGTCGGCGATGAGAAACAGTCCATCTACCGTTTCCGCGAAGCGAACTATCGTCTGATGGAGGATGTCCGGCAGAAAATGATGCGGAATCTGCCGCATGAATCGAGGGAAATCCTGACGCTCGACCGGAACTTCCGCTCGACGCCCGAGATCATTGAGACCGTGAACGGCGTCTTCACCGCGATCTGGGGAAAGGCGTATCAACCGTCCGAAATCGAGCGCAGGGAACAGCGGGGCAGCGTACGGCTCATCGAACTCCTGCCGGATACGGGCGGGACGTCTTCCGACTACACCGAGGCGGATGTGCTCGCGTGCGCCATAACGTCACTCGTAGGAACCGGAACGACGGTATACGAAAAATCCGGCGGAGGGAGCGCTTCAGACGGCGGATGGAATGCGCGCCCCGCGGCGTTCGGCGATTGCGCCGTCCTCATCCAGTCGCGGACCAGGCTCAAGGAGTATGAGGCGTCACTCCAGGCGCAGAACATTCCCTATCGCGTGGTCGGCGGCATCGGCTTTTATGAAGAGGACGAGATACGGGCGATCATGAACGTGCTCTTCTTCCTCTGGAACCATGATGACAAGCTCAGCCTCGCAGCCGCGCTCAAGTCCGACCTCTTCGGTCTTACGGACAGGGACATTTTCGACCTCCTGCGGGCCGACGGCGCCGTGATCGATGGGGTCAATCATCAACGTCCGGACATCGGGAAGCTTTTGCATGGCTGGATGAGCTTTGCAGGCCTCGTCCCGCTCTCACGCCTGATGCAGAGAATCGTCAACGAATCCGGCGCCTACATCCGCTTCGGCAGGAACAATCCGCAGGCGATCTTCAATATCGACAAACTGCTCGACACCGGTCGCGAGTTCGACCGCAGAGGGTACACCACGCTGCAGGACTTTGTCGAATGGGTCAAGAGCATCCGGCAGACCGAGCAGCGTGAGGCAACGGCCGGCATGAACCTTCCCGGCTTTCAGGGATCAGTGAGCATCATGACCGTTCACAAGGCCAAAGGGCTCGAGTATCCCGTCGTATTTCTGCCCGGCATGAACCAGCAGTCCAAATCACTTTCCGCGGGCCCCCCCGCGATCCTGGAGGATACCGGAGGCGGTGTGCGCATGGCCGTCAAAGACGCAGAAAGTCCGATCTATGACGAGCTGTGGGGGCGGGAACGGGACGAGCTCCTTCGCGAACACCAGCGGCTGCTGTATGTTGCCATGACGCGAGCGCGGGACCATCTCGTGATGATCGGGACGCTGAACGCAGGCTCAACGCCGGTCAAGCAGAACACGTGGCTGTCCTATCTCCATGATGCCAGGCCAGGGCCGCTCTTGGACCGGGCTGTCCCATCGGAGTCGGGTTTGACGCTCTACGCCTGCCCGCCAGGCGTGTCATTTCCTGTCCTAGACAAGACTCCCCGGGGCGGCCGACAGGACCGGCACGCTGCACCGGAGGCCGATGAAATCAACCTTCGGAAGGTCATCGACAATCTCGCCCCCCTTCCGCGGTCCGAGGCGCCGGAGTGGAAGAAGGCGACTGACTATATTCCTCCTGAAGAACCGATCGGCGCTCCCGCTCCCCAGGCCGTGGCACGTACTGTTTCGCCGATCACGCGCGGCAGCGTGCTTCACCGCTGTCTCGAGGAGTTTACCAAGTCCGGGTCCTATGATATTGCGGGAATCGCCGCCGAATATCCGGACGTCCTTGCTTTGCCGGCGGGTGAGTGCCAGCTGTTCCTCGACGATGCCGGCTCAGTCCTCGACAGGGTGCTCAAGAACGGTTCGCTCGCCTGGGTCTTCGAGAGGAAGCCTGGTGCCCATTCTGAACTTCCTTTTCTGTACAGGAGGGGGTACTCACTCGTGAGCGGCATCATCGACCGCGTTGTGATTCGGGACGGGAAAGGACAGGTTGTCGATTACAAGGCGATCCAGATCGATAATGACCAAGCCCTGGCTTCCTGGGTTAACCACTATCGTCCTCAGATACAGATATACTGCGAGGCGGTCAAGGAGATCTTCGGGCTTACGAGCGTGACCGGCTACCTCCTCTTCCTGGACAGCAGCACCCTGACGCCCTGCGCAGAAACGTAG
- a CDS encoding PD-(D/E)XK nuclease family protein, with product MRSIIVPFGKTGWEEKKLLLEEIIASRPHPPHVYNDVLILVPSSRLKRVYGRIFLDALERMTGARALVQPDIQTLHQFLQRQYPRLHGPRLLDENSRLVLLEGLVKERLARDARFNPSPDLLAPSLSSALAKMIEQLSAAGVSPADLTLRIQGSDFSDKPQVSLLIDVYDRYEKALRDADLTDPAGMRVILRDRFDPAWLSHYGAIIIDGIQDATKTEADILGKVAACGECTYVVEAPSSSLLNRAGDLHPLGITREFLSGIGIMPDHGGSAEGSDDLYLASALFSDKPFAEIAAQAPDPSSFSKKISLLSAVNTREEVSLIAGAVKKSLKSGTVPDSILVAFPALDDYGPLVEEIFTDYGIPYNRALGRQLGTSPIATAVISLLHSCQEDFSGPSLLRVFNSPFLKFSESPMIAPTLDRLMRSRKVTGGRQTLLSALSHQTTGVRGRDILTAPVKDLFTALAPFSERDAAPLSRWMERLSALLAWSGLGARVELIKGPLNINLQAYKKLNETMTSLAQAGTTFPDFRYTFNEWLFLLKKTFLHARYQVPPEDEGGVQILGLEESLSHAWEEIYLGGLVDGRFPQRLPQNIFLPERTLEAMGVRTLERARLKAAFHFYRLLLSADKVTLTYPENEGDRPAVPAPFLEELTPLKKAGLLKTTSAIQFSLKIEDSSSMPELAKAISLAGDRKGLPNLLSADIEGIAGIRSAVGYKPAASLPVLAPAAKRDFRVTELDAYLSCPYDYYVTTVLGIEPLEEVTEDLSPLDRGSKVHAILRNFYLAWTRPVAREHRDEARALLRKLADSAFDTEADTFRNRREKDLFLTVMVERFLDAEEEFWKQGMKPAYLEQKIEHYRLLLASGAEAGLSARIDRIDVDEHGNFMIVDYKTGKYPLPKMNGDQDIFQLPVYAVMAQQALLDTKPALKKPIGLVYYDLAGKTGAGARDVVLFDRDARDDHPSSRPKASPRSARDFEALLAQSMDKARQAVEAILSGSFPGTPRDANKCRYCPNEMMCGSAE from the coding sequence ATGCGATCGATCATTGTGCCCTTCGGCAAGACCGGCTGGGAAGAAAAGAAACTCCTCCTCGAGGAGATCATCGCCTCCCGGCCGCATCCGCCGCACGTCTATAACGACGTTCTCATTCTTGTTCCCTCTTCCCGGTTGAAGCGGGTATACGGACGCATTTTCCTCGATGCGCTCGAGCGCATGACCGGGGCCCGGGCCCTGGTACAGCCCGACATCCAGACGCTCCACCAGTTTCTGCAGCGCCAATACCCGCGCCTTCACGGCCCGCGGCTCCTCGATGAGAACAGCAGGCTCGTGCTGCTCGAAGGTCTGGTCAAAGAGCGGCTCGCCCGGGATGCCCGGTTCAACCCGAGTCCCGACCTGCTTGCGCCATCGCTCTCCTCGGCACTCGCGAAGATGATCGAGCAGTTATCCGCCGCAGGAGTGAGCCCCGCTGACCTTACCCTGAGAATCCAGGGATCGGACTTCTCGGACAAGCCGCAGGTATCGCTGCTCATTGACGTCTATGACCGGTATGAGAAGGCCCTGCGAGACGCTGATCTGACCGATCCCGCCGGGATGCGCGTCATTCTTCGCGATCGCTTCGACCCCGCGTGGCTGTCGCACTATGGTGCGATCATCATCGACGGCATCCAGGACGCGACGAAGACCGAAGCGGACATCCTCGGGAAGGTGGCGGCTTGCGGCGAGTGCACCTATGTCGTGGAGGCGCCCTCTTCGAGCCTGCTGAACCGTGCGGGAGACCTTCATCCGCTCGGGATCACGAGAGAGTTCCTCTCCGGCATCGGCATCATGCCAGATCACGGCGGGTCGGCTGAGGGCTCCGACGATCTGTACCTCGCGTCGGCCCTGTTCTCTGACAAGCCTTTTGCCGAGATCGCGGCGCAGGCTCCGGATCCCTCCTCCTTCTCGAAGAAGATAAGCCTGCTCTCTGCTGTCAATACCCGCGAAGAAGTTTCCCTCATCGCGGGAGCAGTGAAAAAGTCGCTCAAGAGCGGGACCGTTCCCGACTCGATCCTGGTTGCGTTCCCTGCGCTCGACGACTACGGCCCGCTCGTTGAGGAAATCTTCACCGACTATGGAATCCCTTACAACCGTGCGCTCGGGAGGCAGCTCGGCACCTCACCCATTGCCACTGCCGTGATCTCGCTCCTGCACTCCTGCCAGGAGGATTTCTCGGGGCCTTCGCTGTTACGGGTCTTCAACTCCCCCTTTCTCAAGTTCAGCGAGAGCCCGATGATCGCTCCGACGCTCGACAGGCTCATGCGCAGCAGGAAAGTAACCGGCGGCAGGCAGACGCTTCTTTCGGCGCTCTCGCATCAGACGACCGGGGTCAGGGGAAGAGATATCCTGACCGCTCCGGTCAAGGACCTCTTTACCGCCCTGGCGCCCTTTTCCGAGCGCGATGCCGCGCCGCTCTCACGGTGGATGGAACGGCTTTCGGCGCTCCTGGCCTGGTCCGGGCTCGGCGCACGGGTCGAGCTGATCAAGGGCCCGCTCAATATCAACCTGCAGGCTTACAAGAAATTGAACGAGACCATGACGTCGCTCGCTCAAGCGGGCACGACCTTCCCGGATTTTCGCTACACCTTCAACGAATGGCTCTTCCTCTTGAAGAAGACCTTCCTGCACGCACGGTACCAGGTTCCGCCCGAGGACGAGGGCGGCGTGCAGATCCTGGGCCTCGAAGAAAGCCTGAGCCACGCCTGGGAAGAGATCTATCTGGGGGGGCTCGTGGACGGGAGGTTCCCCCAGCGTCTGCCGCAGAACATCTTCCTGCCCGAGCGGACCCTCGAGGCCATGGGCGTACGCACCCTCGAGCGGGCGCGGCTGAAGGCGGCCTTCCATTTTTACCGTCTTCTCCTCTCGGCCGATAAGGTCACCCTCACCTATCCCGAGAATGAAGGCGACCGGCCCGCGGTACCTGCCCCCTTTCTGGAGGAACTGACACCGCTGAAGAAAGCCGGCCTGCTGAAGACGACCTCGGCCATCCAGTTCAGCCTGAAGATAGAAGACAGCAGCAGCATGCCCGAACTGGCAAAAGCGATCAGCCTCGCCGGAGACAGGAAAGGATTGCCGAACCTCCTGAGCGCGGACATCGAAGGAATAGCAGGAATCAGATCTGCCGTCGGCTACAAACCCGCGGCGTCGCTGCCGGTGCTCGCCCCCGCCGCCAAAAGGGATTTCCGGGTAACGGAACTGGACGCCTATCTCTCCTGTCCCTATGACTATTACGTTACCACGGTGCTCGGCATAGAGCCCCTTGAGGAAGTGACGGAAGACCTTTCCCCCCTGGACCGCGGCAGCAAGGTTCACGCAATCCTGCGTAATTTTTATCTTGCATGGACCCGGCCGGTTGCGCGGGAGCACCGTGACGAGGCACGGGCGCTCTTAAGGAAACTCGCTGATTCCGCCTTTGACACTGAAGCCGACACCTTCCGCAACAGGCGCGAAAAGGACCTCTTCCTGACCGTGATGGTGGAGCGCTTCCTCGATGCCGAGGAAGAATTCTGGAAACAGGGCATGAAGCCGGCCTATCTGGAGCAGAAGATCGAACACTATCGTCTGCTCCTTGCAAGCGGAGCGGAAGCCGGGCTTTCCGCCAGGATCGACCGCATCGACGTGGATGAGCACGGCAACTTCATGATCGTGGATTATAAGACCGGCAAATATCCTCTCCCGAAAATGAACGGCGACCAGGACATCTTCCAGCTTCCGGTCTACGCGGTCATGGCGCAACAGGCCTTGCTCGACACAAAACCTGCCCTCAAGAAACCGATCGGACTCGTCTACTACGATCTTGCGGGCAAAACAGGCGCGGGAGCGCGCGATGTCGTGCTCTTTGACCGGGACGCCCGCGATGATCACCCGTCATCGAGACCGAAAGCGAGTCCGAGAAGTGCCCGGGATTTCGAGGCGCTGCTTGCCCAGAGCATGGACAAGGCCCGCCAGGCGGTCGAGGCCATCCTTTCAGGCAGTTTCCCGGGCACACCCAGGGATGCGAACAAGTGCCGTTACTGCCCGAATGAGATGATGTGCGGGAGCGCGGAATAA
- a CDS encoding 4Fe-4S binding protein: protein MQFFVAENKCTGCSACLDICPAEAIRVVNGKAMILLECIGCGACPRVCPEGAIKKVLPAAVQHSH from the coding sequence ATGCAGTTCTTCGTGGCGGAAAATAAATGCACCGGATGTAGTGCCTGTCTTGATATCTGTCCGGCCGAGGCAATACGGGTCGTCAACGGCAAGGCAATGATCCTGCTCGAGTGCATCGGGTGCGGCGCCTGTCCGCGAGTCTGTCCCGAAGGAGCCATAAAAAAGGTGCTCCCTGCTGCTGTTCAACATTCACACTAA
- the trxA gene encoding thioredoxin encodes MAEAVTSATWDQEVLKAQGLVLVDFWAVWCGPCRMVAPIVDEIAKEYEGKLKVLKLNTDENPDVAGKYRIMGIPTLMFFKGGQTVDQVVGAVPKAQLKTKVDALLTK; translated from the coding sequence ATGGCTGAAGCAGTTACGAGCGCAACGTGGGACCAGGAAGTGCTGAAAGCGCAGGGCCTGGTGCTGGTGGATTTCTGGGCGGTCTGGTGCGGGCCCTGCCGGATGGTCGCCCCGATCGTGGACGAGATCGCGAAGGAATACGAGGGCAAGCTCAAGGTCCTGAAGCTCAACACGGACGAGAACCCCGATGTGGCCGGGAAATACCGCATCATGGGTATTCCGACACTGATGTTCTTCAAGGGCGGACAGACCGTTGATCAGGTAGTCGGCGCCGTCCCCAAGGCCCAGCTTAAAACGAAAGTTGATGCGCTGCTGACGAAATAA